From the Cucurbita pepo subsp. pepo cultivar mu-cu-16 chromosome LG05, ASM280686v2, whole genome shotgun sequence genome, one window contains:
- the LOC111795665 gene encoding protein MKS1-like, with protein sequence MNPAGSSAGGSPNTPRKKEIQLQGPRPPQLRVNQESRKIKKPPPHPQPIPPSGRPPLPPAASQWPQPLIIYDISPKVLHVAENNFMSVVQRLTGLSSTSSSTDGDLSPAARFATIEKASPRSEREREIDVSDMMDLTEVPVELGQNPGILSPAPASLAPISSGFFSPAIEPQSFTYSLIHELSPHWPSPSALFPAPLVSPISSPNIFNHLFDF encoded by the coding sequence ATGAACCCGGCCGGCTCCTCCGCCGGCGGCAGCCCCAACACCCCAAGAAAGAAGGAGATCCAGCTTCAGGGCCCCCGCCCGCCTCAACTCCGTGTCAACCAAGAATCCCGCAAAATCAAGAAGCCGCCGCCACACCCTCAGCCGATTCCCCCTTCTGGCCGCCCTCCTCTCCCTCCAGCCGCCTCCCAATGGCCTCAACCACTCATCATCTACGACATCTCCCCCAAAGTCCTCCACGTCGCCGAGAACAACTTCATGTCCGTCGTGCAGCGCCTCACCGGCCTCTCCTCCACCTCTTCCTCCACCGACGGCGACCTCTCCCCAGCAGCGAGATTCGCCACAATCGAAAAAGCCAGCCCCCGatccgaaagggaaagggaaatcGACGTTAGCGACATGATGGATTTGACGGAGGTTCCCGTGGAATTAGGGCAAAACCCCGGAATTTTATCTCCAGCACCGGCGAGTCTAGCTCCGATTTCGTCAGGATTCTTCTCGCCGGCGATTGAGCCTCAAAGCTTTACATATTCGTTGATTCACGAGCTGAGCCCCCATTGGCCAAGCCCTTCGGCTCTGTTCCCAGCTCCCCTGGTTTCCCCAATTTCTTCACCAAATATCTTCAACCATCTCTTTGACTTTTAG